From Humibacter ginsenosidimutans, a single genomic window includes:
- a CDS encoding ArnT family glycosyltransferase — translation MTRPASLARLCALLVVVVLGAYACFWNLAAQNVTGDEYIYVTAGWQYVHGDFAANREHPPTAKYLFGLAQLLGGQGALAPRILVGLLVLGVAAIIFFWLKREAGWWAGLASAAFWLLMPRANAGDRIDRLALLEPVMMFFAVAALFAGWRWARTGKTWMLAVSGALLGASVTSKVSTIALVPAFLLLPYLFTGLRRWRPAVRANLIWLSAFVVTAVALYLPMGMRSAIGYMLKVQDGQNVNGHDIPIAGHIYRFAPWWGNFWFLAEGIGVAALVVIVVGVALAIWLRPDKLIAYLGAALLLLIVFYTIAARIALPHYYYAWTPLLVILAGLGYARVAQRLRRPVSVSLLAVAALVALVAAVQFTVVVAQDRPTGIARVSDELRSHGVGDGPLLAVGMMPGVYVPYPALNISEDPSRGPFVAVVVGDDPRFHLDPTLKRLLKNERSRFTVITLDSLQLWVPHGLVEHGPTGFVLSS, via the coding sequence GTGACCCGCCCTGCGTCCCTCGCCCGCCTCTGCGCGCTGCTCGTCGTCGTCGTACTCGGGGCGTACGCCTGCTTCTGGAATCTCGCCGCACAGAACGTGACGGGGGACGAGTACATCTACGTGACGGCCGGATGGCAGTACGTGCACGGGGATTTCGCCGCCAACCGGGAGCATCCGCCCACTGCCAAGTATCTGTTCGGCCTCGCGCAGCTGCTCGGCGGTCAGGGCGCGCTCGCACCACGCATTCTGGTCGGCCTGCTCGTGCTGGGCGTTGCCGCGATCATCTTCTTCTGGCTCAAACGGGAGGCGGGCTGGTGGGCCGGGCTGGCTTCGGCTGCGTTCTGGCTGTTGATGCCGCGAGCCAACGCCGGTGATCGCATCGACCGACTCGCGCTGCTCGAGCCGGTGATGATGTTCTTCGCTGTCGCCGCACTGTTCGCAGGATGGAGATGGGCTCGGACGGGCAAGACCTGGATGCTCGCCGTCTCAGGCGCGCTTCTCGGCGCTTCAGTGACATCGAAGGTCTCGACGATCGCGCTCGTGCCCGCATTTCTCCTGCTGCCGTATCTGTTCACGGGGTTGAGGCGCTGGCGACCGGCTGTTCGCGCGAACCTGATCTGGCTCTCCGCTTTCGTGGTCACCGCTGTGGCTCTCTATCTCCCGATGGGCATGCGGTCGGCCATCGGCTACATGCTCAAGGTGCAAGACGGGCAGAACGTCAATGGGCACGACATCCCGATAGCCGGGCACATCTATCGATTCGCACCGTGGTGGGGGAACTTCTGGTTTCTCGCAGAAGGGATCGGGGTGGCTGCGCTCGTGGTCATCGTGGTGGGCGTTGCGCTTGCCATTTGGCTGCGGCCAGACAAGCTGATCGCCTATCTCGGGGCCGCTCTTCTTCTGCTCATCGTGTTCTACACGATCGCGGCGAGGATCGCTCTCCCGCACTATTACTATGCGTGGACGCCTCTGCTCGTGATCCTCGCGGGGCTCGGCTATGCGCGCGTAGCACAACGTCTCAGGCGACCGGTCTCGGTGTCGCTGCTGGCCGTCGCAGCGCTGGTCGCGCTGGTCGCGGCCGTGCAGTTCACCGTCGTCGTCGCTCAGGACAGGCCGACGGGAATCGCGAGAGTCTCTGACGAACTGCGTTCGCACGGTGTCGGAGACGGCCCGCTCCTCGCGGTGGGAATGATGCCCGGAGTGTACGTGCCGTATCCGGCGCTCAACATTTCTGAAGATCCGTCAAGGGGCCCTTTCGTTGCCGTCGTGGTCGGCGACGACCCACGCTTTCACCTCGATCCCACGTTGAAACGGCTGTTGAAGAACGAGCGAAGTCGCTTCACCGTGATCACGCTCGACTCGCTGCAGCTGTGGGTTCCACACGGTCTCGTGGAACACGGGCCGACGGGATTCGTGCTTTCGTCCTGA
- a CDS encoding polyprenol monophosphomannose synthase, with the protein MPQRDILVIIPTYNEAENVETAIQRVLAVLPDVDIMIVDDGSPDGTGEIVRRISANDDRVSLMERTGKRGLGPAYLDGFAHGMASGHTLLIEMDADGSHPASALPAMLAAIRSADSVGGVIGSRWVTGGAVVDWPKSRRLISRGGSTYARVMLGLKVRDVTAGFRVYKASALQAIELETVQSQGYCFQIDMTRRMAANGFGLVEVPITFKDRVAGTSKMSKAIVVEAMLRVTIWGFERLVGKERGRRESRDAKRVVEQPSAVSYEKHEGWS; encoded by the coding sequence GTGCCGCAGAGGGACATCCTCGTCATCATCCCGACCTACAACGAGGCCGAGAACGTCGAAACCGCCATTCAGCGAGTGCTCGCCGTGCTGCCGGATGTCGACATCATGATCGTCGATGACGGAAGCCCGGACGGGACAGGCGAAATCGTGCGCAGGATCTCGGCGAACGACGACCGGGTGTCGTTGATGGAGCGCACAGGGAAGCGCGGACTGGGACCCGCCTATCTCGATGGCTTCGCACACGGGATGGCCAGCGGCCACACCCTCCTCATCGAGATGGATGCCGACGGCTCGCATCCTGCGTCGGCACTGCCCGCGATGTTGGCGGCGATTCGGTCGGCGGATTCGGTCGGCGGGGTCATCGGCTCTCGCTGGGTGACCGGTGGTGCCGTCGTGGACTGGCCGAAGAGCAGACGACTGATCAGCCGCGGAGGCAGCACGTACGCTCGCGTCATGCTCGGGCTCAAGGTTCGCGACGTCACGGCCGGCTTCCGTGTCTACAAGGCGTCGGCGTTGCAGGCGATCGAGTTGGAGACCGTGCAGTCGCAGGGGTACTGCTTCCAGATCGACATGACGAGGCGCATGGCGGCCAACGGGTTCGGCCTGGTCGAGGTGCCGATCACCTTCAAGGACCGTGTGGCAGGCACGTCGAAGATGAGCAAGGCGATCGTCGTCGAAGCCATGCTGAGGGTCACGATCTGGGGGTTCGAGCGGCTGGTGGGCAAGGAACGTGGCCGTCGGGAGTCGCGCGACGCGAAACGGGTCGTGGAGCAGCCGTCAGCCGTGTCGTACGAGAAGCACGAGGGGTGGAGCTGA